A window of Polaromonas hydrogenivorans contains these coding sequences:
- a CDS encoding MBL fold metallo-hydrolase, whose translation MQLQFLGATDTVTGSKYLLRQGNSSLLVDCGLFQGYKQLRLRNWSPLPIEPARIDAVILTHAHIDHSGYLPLLARQGFSGKVYCSPATFDLCSILLPDCGYLLEEEAEYLNRHKKSKHSPALPLYTRDDAQRCLKLFEPVAYRTEWQPAEGLRATLTPSGHMPGSSFVRLDNGTRSILFSGDIGRPNDLVLAAPSPMEGADYLVVESTYGDRLHKTTDVLLELANVINRTAARGGVVVIPAFAVGRAQSLLYCIHLLKSQGVIHDLPVYLNSPMAANATHVYERHRAELRLTAAQCRAMAHSAQIVHTPEESRLLNARRGPMVIISASGMATGGRVLHHIKAFAPDKRNTLLFAGYQAGGTRGATIAGGASTVRIFGEEVPIRAEVAMLSSLSAHADGAEIIEWLRNFKSAPRQTFITHGEPAAADAMRQRIERELHWNCHMPYYLESVMLD comes from the coding sequence ATGCAACTCCAGTTCCTTGGCGCGACAGACACCGTCACCGGGTCCAAATACCTTCTGCGGCAGGGAAACTCCAGCTTGCTTGTGGATTGCGGGCTGTTCCAGGGCTACAAGCAGTTGCGCCTGCGGAACTGGTCGCCGCTGCCGATTGAGCCGGCGCGCATCGATGCGGTCATCCTGACCCACGCGCACATTGACCACAGCGGGTATCTGCCCTTGCTCGCCCGGCAAGGCTTCAGCGGAAAGGTGTATTGCAGCCCGGCAACCTTCGATCTGTGCAGCATCCTGCTGCCCGATTGCGGCTACCTGCTCGAAGAAGAAGCCGAGTACCTGAACCGGCACAAGAAATCCAAACACTCCCCGGCCTTGCCGCTCTACACCCGCGATGACGCCCAGCGTTGCCTGAAGCTGTTCGAGCCCGTCGCCTACCGCACCGAGTGGCAGCCCGCCGAAGGCTTGAGAGCCACGCTGACGCCTTCGGGCCACATGCCGGGCTCGTCCTTCGTCCGGCTGGACAATGGCACGCGCTCCATTTTGTTTTCGGGCGACATCGGCCGGCCCAACGACCTGGTGCTGGCCGCGCCCTCGCCCATGGAGGGCGCCGACTACCTGGTGGTCGAATCCACCTACGGCGACCGGCTGCACAAAACCACCGACGTGCTGCTGGAACTGGCCAATGTGATCAACCGCACGGCGGCGCGCGGCGGCGTGGTGGTGATTCCTGCGTTTGCCGTCGGGCGTGCGCAAAGCCTGCTGTACTGCATCCACCTGCTGAAGTCGCAGGGCGTCATCCACGACCTGCCGGTTTACCTCAACAGCCCGATGGCTGCCAATGCCACCCATGTGTACGAGCGTCACCGCGCCGAGTTGCGGCTGACCGCAGCGCAATGCCGGGCCATGGCGCACAGCGCGCAGATCGTGCATACGCCCGAAGAGTCGCGCCTGCTCAATGCGCGTCGCGGGCCGATGGTCATCATTTCCGCCAGCGGCATGGCCACCGGCGGGCGGGTGCTCCACCACATCAAGGCGTTTGCGCCGGACAAGCGCAACACCCTCCTGTTCGCGGGCTACCAGGCCGGCGGCACGCGCGGCGCAACCATTGCGGGCGGCGCATCGACGGTGCGCATCTTCGGCGAGGAAGTGCCTATCCGCGCCGAGGTCGCCATGCTGTCCAGCCTGTCGGCCCACGCCGACGGCGCGGAAATCATTGAATGGCTGAGAAACTTCAAGTCAGCGCCGCGCCAGACCTTCATCACGCATGGCGAGCCGGCTGCGGCCGATGCGATGCGCCAGCGCATCGAGCGCGAACTGCACTGG
- a CDS encoding DsbA family oxidoreductase yields MTTLLKIDFVSDVSCPWCAIGLKSLDQALERVAGSIQAELHFQPFELNPKMAPEGQEITEHITEKYGITPEQADANRENIRQRGEKVGFAFSRADQPGGGRSRIYNTFDAHRLLHWAGLEGADKQRALKEGLFKAYFTDGQSPASHDVLVRVAGEAGLEPLRAGEILASHAYAKEVRERESFYLTQGIHSVPAVIINDRHLISGGQPVEVFEQALRQIAAG; encoded by the coding sequence ATGACAACGCTTCTCAAAATCGATTTTGTCTCCGACGTTTCCTGCCCGTGGTGCGCGATTGGCCTGAAATCGCTGGACCAGGCACTGGAACGCGTGGCAGGCAGCATCCAGGCCGAACTGCACTTCCAGCCGTTCGAACTGAATCCCAAGATGGCGCCCGAAGGCCAGGAGATCACCGAGCACATCACGGAAAAGTACGGCATCACGCCCGAGCAGGCCGATGCCAATCGCGAAAACATCCGGCAGCGCGGTGAAAAGGTGGGCTTTGCCTTCAGCCGGGCGGACCAGCCCGGCGGCGGGCGCAGCCGCATCTACAACACCTTCGATGCCCATCGCCTGTTGCATTGGGCCGGGCTTGAGGGAGCGGACAAGCAAAGGGCGCTGAAAGAGGGGCTGTTCAAGGCCTACTTCACCGATGGGCAGAGTCCGGCTTCGCACGATGTGCTGGTGCGCGTCGCTGGCGAAGCGGGCCTGGAGCCGCTGCGGGCCGGCGAGATTCTGGCAAGCCATGCCTATGCCAAGGAAGTTCGCGAACGCGAGTCGTTCTACCTCACCCAGGGCATCCATTCGGTGCCGGCCGTCATCATCAATGACCGGCACCTGATTTCCGGCGGCCAGCCGGTCGAGGTCTTCGAGCAGGCCCTGCGCCAGATTGCGGCGGGCTGA